A single region of the Streptococcus sanguinis genome encodes:
- the rpsU gene encoding 30S ribosomal protein S21 produces MSKTVVRKNESLDDALRRFKRAVTKAGTLQETRKREFYEKPSVKRKRKSEAARKRKKF; encoded by the coding sequence ATGTCAAAAACAGTAGTACGCAAGAATGAATCACTTGATGATGCACTTCGTCGTTTCAAACGTGCGGTTACTAAAGCTGGTACTCTTCAAGAAACACGCAAACGTGAATTCTATGAAAAACCTTCTGTAAAACGCAAACGCAAATCAGAAGCAGCTCGTAAACGTAAAAAATTCTAA
- a CDS encoding DUF4956 domain-containing protein codes for MLNQLFNSIYSSTEVKINPLALIFSLATSVVLGIILAKVYKRQTIYTKEFVVTLSLLPAIISIIIFLVNGNLGTSVAVAGTFSLIRFRSAAGGSKELLAIFMATAIGITTGMGFVALGIVFTLAISGIWMLFEKMSFTSVSPTRRYVQVQVPADFDYEVLFDAIFETTCKSAELTSLKSAEKKSIKLDYVVDLNPDMSDRELIQQFLFYDKVQDISLSKAAKKRKTL; via the coding sequence ATGCTCAATCAGTTATTTAACAGTATCTACTCCTCTACGGAAGTCAAGATAAATCCTTTAGCATTGATTTTTTCACTAGCAACTAGTGTGGTTTTAGGAATTATCTTGGCCAAGGTCTATAAGCGCCAAACCATTTATACCAAGGAATTTGTCGTCACCCTCTCCCTTTTGCCAGCCATTATTTCCATTATCATCTTCTTGGTTAATGGAAATCTGGGTACCAGTGTCGCCGTAGCAGGGACTTTCAGCTTGATTCGCTTCCGGTCGGCCGCAGGTGGCTCCAAGGAGCTTCTAGCCATCTTTATGGCGACAGCTATCGGGATTACAACGGGGATGGGCTTTGTAGCATTGGGAATTGTCTTTACTCTAGCTATTTCAGGCATCTGGATGCTCTTTGAAAAGATGAGCTTTACTTCAGTCAGTCCGACCAGACGTTATGTCCAGGTTCAGGTTCCAGCTGATTTTGACTACGAAGTACTCTTTGATGCTATCTTTGAAACGACTTGTAAATCAGCCGAACTGACATCTCTCAAGTCGGCTGAAAAGAAGTCTATCAAGCTGGACTATGTTGTTGACTTGAATCCTGACATGAGCGACAGAGAGCTCATTCAGCAGTTCCTGTTCTATGATAAGGTGCAGGACATTTCCCTTTCCAAAGCTGCTAAGAAGCGTAAAACCCTCTAA
- a CDS encoding polyphosphate polymerase domain-containing protein has translation MKQKQIQTNFQRIETKYILDRAMLARLEADMRPYLTADDYATSTISNVYFDNDEFQMIQDSIARKGGREKMRMRTYAEQPNDDSQVFLEIKKKRDEVGFKYRLVSNPLSVTNYIVNGVADHTIFDDRVKAEVEQLQERYIDLKPKMVISYDRYSMRGLEDKKVRVTVDSNIRYRDYDVDLALGRYGLPLLEDDKVIMEIKVPGQYPQWLADILNKYGLEDQSFSKYGNAYLKTKERLTQTVKA, from the coding sequence ATGAAACAAAAGCAAATCCAAACAAACTTCCAACGGATCGAAACTAAGTATATTCTTGACCGAGCAATGCTAGCTCGTCTTGAAGCTGACATGAGGCCTTACCTTACCGCAGATGATTATGCGACATCAACCATTTCCAATGTGTATTTTGATAATGATGAGTTCCAGATGATTCAGGATTCCATTGCCAGAAAAGGTGGTCGCGAAAAGATGCGGATGCGCACTTATGCTGAGCAGCCAAATGATGATAGTCAAGTTTTCTTGGAAATCAAGAAGAAACGCGATGAAGTAGGTTTCAAATATCGTTTGGTTTCGAATCCTCTCTCTGTGACCAACTATATTGTGAACGGTGTGGCAGACCATACTATTTTTGATGATCGGGTCAAGGCAGAAGTGGAGCAGTTGCAGGAGCGCTATATAGATTTGAAGCCAAAAATGGTGATTAGCTATGACCGCTACTCTATGAGAGGCTTGGAAGATAAAAAGGTACGTGTGACAGTTGATTCCAACATCCGCTACCGAGATTATGATGTAGACTTGGCTTTAGGCCGCTATGGACTGCCCTTGCTGGAAGACGACAAGGTGATTATGGAAATCAAGGTTCCTGGTCAATATCCTCAGTGGCTGGCTGATATTCTGAATAAATACGGTCTTGAAGACCAGTCCTTTTCAAAATACGGCAATGCCTACCTGAAAACTAAAGAAAGGCTGACTCAAACAGTCAAGGCCTAA
- a CDS encoding M56 family metallopeptidase, with product MKQFLLSFLLTSLSTSILVLLLSLLFTAFKTKISVRVKYFIWFLILLSFLFPFRPQFGSGLIRLNTGSVVQTAVTATQTSGAQGASPAVEKAAQPNLLEAFLNLPWFEILFAIWLIGFVFSIGRYAYSYIRFRKMLKRWGTEFQDEEAMAQLRAVQQEMGVKGQIRLLHYPMSQSPMLLGFRDILIVLPELDYTEEELQLIFKHELTHYKHRDVLINLLGIFAKSLHWFNPVVRFACRETQEAGEMYCDYDVLSCRDTEYRTFYGETILTMIDRSKKTPIALTTCFYSDKFNLKRRIVGIMDNRLPKRFLSAAFVVAVPLLLLLASSVFALESPAAQQSKPVAGQKRPQGLSQRQALGVVLKELSLSEKDIKDLQISREKDTYKIRFSHGQTAHETIVNAKDGKLVKSKQHTIVEKTVTVEKEVSPSSSAASTPADNSATAGAGNTGAAGSTGANTGASTATVQTPSQNSSSHTTDTDDPDDDDDHDDD from the coding sequence ATGAAACAGTTCCTTCTTTCTTTTCTTCTGACCAGTTTGTCGACATCCATTTTGGTGCTTTTGCTTAGTCTGCTTTTTACGGCCTTTAAGACTAAGATTTCGGTCAGAGTGAAGTATTTTATTTGGTTTCTGATATTGCTGAGTTTTCTGTTTCCGTTCCGTCCTCAGTTTGGCTCAGGCCTGATTCGGCTGAATACAGGATCGGTAGTTCAGACAGCAGTGACTGCTACCCAGACAAGTGGAGCTCAGGGTGCTTCTCCAGCAGTTGAAAAAGCTGCTCAGCCAAATCTGTTGGAGGCTTTTCTAAACCTGCCTTGGTTTGAAATTCTCTTCGCCATCTGGCTGATTGGCTTTGTCTTTAGTATAGGAAGATACGCTTATTCTTATATTCGCTTTAGAAAGATGCTGAAGCGCTGGGGCACGGAGTTTCAGGACGAAGAAGCGATGGCTCAGCTGCGGGCTGTTCAGCAGGAGATGGGAGTTAAGGGCCAGATTCGTCTGCTCCACTATCCTATGTCCCAAAGTCCTATGTTGCTAGGTTTCAGAGATATTTTAATCGTGCTGCCAGAGTTGGACTACACAGAAGAAGAGCTACAGCTTATTTTCAAGCATGAGCTGACCCACTACAAACACCGAGATGTTTTAATCAATCTCTTAGGGATTTTTGCCAAGAGTCTGCACTGGTTTAATCCAGTTGTCCGCTTTGCCTGCCGTGAAACCCAGGAAGCAGGAGAAATGTACTGTGATTACGATGTTCTGAGCTGTAGAGATACAGAGTATCGGACTTTCTACGGTGAAACGATTTTGACCATGATAGACCGCAGTAAGAAGACCCCAATTGCTCTGACGACCTGCTTTTACTCTGACAAGTTTAATCTCAAGCGTCGGATTGTCGGTATTATGGATAACCGGCTGCCTAAGAGATTTCTGTCTGCTGCCTTTGTCGTGGCAGTTCCTCTCCTTTTGCTCTTGGCTAGCTCGGTCTTTGCCTTAGAAAGCCCAGCTGCTCAACAAAGCAAGCCTGTGGCGGGACAAAAACGGCCTCAAGGACTCAGTCAGCGTCAGGCTCTAGGAGTGGTCTTGAAAGAACTATCGCTTTCTGAAAAGGATATAAAAGATTTACAAATTTCGCGTGAGAAAGACACCTATAAGATTCGCTTCTCGCACGGGCAAACGGCCCATGAAACCATTGTCAATGCTAAGGATGGAAAACTGGTCAAATCTAAGCAGCATACCATTGTCGAAAAGACGGTAACGGTCGAAAAAGAAGTCAGCCCATCCTCGTCAGCTGCATCAACTCCAGCTGACAACAGCGCTACTGCAGGCGCAGGGAATACGGGAGCAGCGGGCTCGACCGGAGCAAATACTGGAGCTAGTACAGCGACAGTTCAAACTCCGTCTCAGAACAGTTCCTCTCATACGACAGACACTGATGATCCAGATGATGATGATGACCATGATGACGATTAA
- a CDS encoding BlaI/MecI/CopY family transcriptional regulator — MKRSIKRLPDGEFTILKVIWQLPTPTTSARIMEKLGPDNHWKPQTLLTVLARLTEKGFLDSVRKGRERQYTALISEDEYLEVEASDFLKRHSGRSMGGFVKTLFSSNSFSENELDELRSLLNQGK, encoded by the coding sequence ATGAAAAGATCTATCAAACGTTTGCCAGATGGGGAATTTACTATTTTAAAAGTAATTTGGCAGCTGCCTACCCCGACGACCTCTGCCCGTATCATGGAAAAGCTGGGACCAGACAATCACTGGAAGCCTCAGACTTTGCTGACAGTTTTGGCTCGCTTAACGGAGAAGGGCTTTTTAGACAGTGTCCGCAAGGGACGTGAAAGGCAGTATACAGCCTTGATCTCAGAAGATGAGTATCTGGAAGTTGAGGCTTCGGATTTCTTGAAGCGTCACAGTGGCCGTTCTATGGGCGGGTTTGTCAAAACACTCTTTTCTTCTAACTCCTTTTCGGAAAATGAATTGGATGAGCTGCGCAGTCTGCTCAACCAAGGAAAGTAG
- a CDS encoding DUF1304 domain-containing protein, which yields MSIITLILASLVALEFFYILYLETIATTSAATARVFGMSQEELERQSVNTLFKNQGVYNGLIAVLVLIAAFVQPSPVWLGIFMVYIILVAAYGAVTSDPKILFKQGGLAMLTLLSLFF from the coding sequence ATGTCTATTATTACACTGATTTTGGCAAGTTTGGTTGCCTTGGAATTTTTCTACATCCTGTACTTGGAGACCATTGCGACGACTTCTGCAGCAACAGCTCGGGTTTTCGGTATGTCGCAAGAGGAGTTGGAGCGGCAGTCGGTCAATACCCTTTTCAAGAATCAAGGAGTTTATAACGGTCTGATTGCTGTCTTGGTCTTGATTGCGGCCTTTGTACAGCCTAGTCCGGTTTGGCTGGGAATTTTTATGGTTTATATCATCTTGGTGGCAGCATACGGTGCAGTGACCAGTGACCCTAAAATCTTGTTCAAGCAGGGAGGGCTGGCTATGCTGACCCTACTTAGTTTATTTTTCTAA
- a CDS encoding FAD-containing oxidoreductase has protein sequence MLTYDLIVIGFGKAGKTLAAKMASQGKKVALIERSKAMYGGTCINIACIPTKTLLVAAEKGLAFDQVMAEKNAVTSRLNGKNYAAISGAGVDIIDAEAHFLSNKVIEITAGDEKEELTAETIVINTGAVSNVLPIPGLTETEHVYDSTGIQNLKELPKRLGVLGGGNIGLEFAGLYNKLGSQVTVLDAAPVFLPRVEPSIAALAKQYMEEDGIQLLQNVRTTQVKNDGDEVVVVTEDGEFRFDALLYATGRKPNVEPLRLENTDIELTERGAIKVNKHLETSVPDVFAAGDVNGGLQFTYISLDDFRILYSYLAGDGSYTLEDRKNVPTSMFITPPLAQIGLTEKEAKEQGLPIAVKEIPVAAMPRGHVNADLRGAFKAVVNTETKEIVGATIFSAGAQEIINILTVAMDNKIPYTYLSKQIFTHPTLAENLNDLFAI, from the coding sequence ATGTTAACCTATGATTTAATTGTCATCGGCTTTGGGAAGGCCGGTAAAACATTGGCAGCCAAAATGGCGTCCCAAGGAAAAAAAGTTGCTTTGATTGAGCGAAGCAAAGCTATGTACGGGGGAACCTGTATCAATATCGCCTGCATCCCAACCAAGACCCTGCTCGTCGCAGCTGAAAAAGGCCTGGCTTTCGACCAAGTCATGGCTGAAAAGAATGCTGTTACCAGCCGTCTCAACGGGAAGAACTATGCAGCAATCAGTGGTGCTGGTGTTGACATCATTGATGCGGAAGCTCATTTTCTTTCCAATAAAGTCATCGAAATCACAGCTGGCGATGAGAAAGAGGAACTGACTGCTGAAACTATTGTCATCAATACTGGTGCTGTTTCCAATGTCCTGCCAATTCCAGGACTGACTGAGACCGAGCATGTCTATGACTCAACTGGCATTCAAAATCTGAAGGAACTTCCTAAACGCTTGGGAGTTCTGGGCGGCGGTAACATCGGCCTAGAGTTTGCTGGACTCTACAACAAATTGGGCAGTCAGGTGACTGTGCTGGATGCTGCTCCTGTCTTTCTCCCTCGAGTAGAGCCTTCTATCGCTGCTCTAGCTAAGCAATACATGGAAGAAGACGGAATCCAACTCTTACAAAATGTACGTACCACACAGGTCAAAAATGATGGTGACGAAGTTGTAGTTGTGACAGAAGATGGAGAATTCCGCTTTGACGCCCTGCTCTATGCTACCGGCCGTAAGCCGAATGTTGAGCCACTGCGGTTGGAAAATACTGACATTGAGCTGACAGAGCGCGGAGCTATCAAGGTCAATAAGCACTTGGAAACATCTGTACCTGATGTATTTGCAGCGGGCGATGTCAATGGCGGTCTGCAGTTTACTTATATCTCATTGGATGACTTCCGTATCCTTTATAGCTATCTGGCTGGCGATGGCAGCTACACACTGGAAGACCGTAAAAACGTCCCTACCAGCATGTTCATCACACCACCTTTGGCTCAAATCGGATTGACTGAAAAGGAAGCCAAAGAGCAAGGATTGCCGATTGCAGTGAAGGAGATTCCAGTCGCAGCTATGCCTCGCGGACATGTCAATGCTGACTTACGCGGTGCCTTCAAGGCTGTTGTCAATACTGAGACCAAGGAAATCGTCGGAGCGACTATCTTCTCAGCGGGAGCACAAGAAATTATCAATATCCTGACTGTAGCCATGGATAATAAGATTCCTTACACCTACTTGAGCAAGCAAATCTTCACTCATCCAACTCTGGCTGAAAACCTCAATGATTTATTTGCTATCTAA
- a CDS encoding NAD(P)/FAD-dependent oxidoreductase, producing MSELYDITIVGGGPVGLFAAFYAHLRQAKVKIIDSLPQLGGQPAILYPEKKILDVPGFTNLSGEELTQRLIEQLETFQTEICLNETVLDITKSYDGFSITTSQAQHQTKTIIITMGGGAFKPRALELDDAEAYSNLHYHVSNISQYAGKKVVVLGGGDSAVDWALAFEKIAETSLVHRRDNFRALEHSVEELKASSVEIKTPFVPSRLIGENGKITHLEISQVKGEESQLLPLDHLFVNYGFKSSVGNLKDWGLELNRHKILVNSKQETSMPGIYAAGDCCSYEGKIDLIATGLGEAPTAVNNAINHIYPDQKVQPKHSTSL from the coding sequence ATGTCTGAACTGTATGATATTACGATTGTCGGTGGCGGTCCAGTTGGCCTATTCGCAGCTTTTTACGCTCATCTGCGCCAAGCCAAGGTTAAAATCATTGATTCCCTGCCTCAGCTGGGTGGTCAGCCAGCCATTCTCTATCCAGAGAAGAAGATTCTGGATGTACCGGGCTTTACCAATCTAAGTGGCGAAGAACTGACACAGCGTCTGATTGAGCAGCTGGAAACTTTCCAGACTGAGATTTGCCTCAATGAAACAGTGCTTGATATCACTAAATCTTATGATGGCTTCTCTATCACAACTTCTCAAGCCCAGCATCAGACCAAAACCATCATCATCACTATGGGAGGCGGCGCCTTCAAACCGAGAGCTTTGGAGTTAGACGATGCTGAAGCCTACAGTAACCTCCACTATCATGTGTCAAACATCAGCCAGTACGCTGGCAAAAAGGTTGTTGTTCTGGGCGGCGGTGACTCGGCTGTTGACTGGGCGCTAGCTTTTGAAAAGATTGCAGAAACCAGTCTGGTTCATCGTCGGGACAACTTCCGGGCTTTGGAGCATAGTGTGGAAGAACTCAAGGCTTCTAGTGTTGAGATTAAGACACCATTTGTACCCAGTCGATTGATCGGCGAAAACGGCAAGATAACCCACTTGGAAATCAGCCAAGTCAAGGGAGAGGAAAGTCAGCTTCTGCCACTGGATCATCTCTTTGTCAACTACGGCTTTAAATCCTCTGTCGGCAATCTCAAAGATTGGGGCTTGGAACTCAACCGTCACAAGATTTTAGTCAATAGCAAGCAAGAAACTTCCATGCCAGGTATCTATGCAGCCGGAGACTGCTGCAGCTACGAGGGGAAGATTGACCTGATTGCGACTGGGCTAGGTGAGGCGCCTACTGCTGTCAACAATGCCATTAATCATATCTATCCTGATCAGAAGGTCCAACCCAAGCATTCTACAAGCCTATAA
- the whiA gene encoding DNA-binding protein WhiA — protein MSFTVKVKEELLSLASRDKNELSAMIKMSGSLGLASSGLTLSVTTENAKIARHLYELLSDLYQVKSEIRHHQKTNLRKNRVYTVFLDQKVEEILSDLHLADSFFGIETGIDQTILTDDEASRAYLRGAFLSNGSMREPDSGKYQLEILSVYLDHAEDLAALMRRFLLDAKTIERKKGAVTYLQRAEDIMDFLIVIGAMEAMAEFESLKLMREARNDLNRANNAETANIARTVTASMKTINNIAKISDNIGIESLPVDLQEVAQLRIQHPDYSIQQLADSLSQPLTKSGVNHRLRKINKIADEL, from the coding sequence ATGAGCTTTACAGTAAAAGTAAAAGAAGAACTGCTGAGTCTGGCAAGCAGAGATAAAAATGAGCTGTCAGCCATGATTAAGATGTCTGGCAGTTTGGGCTTGGCCAGCAGTGGTTTGACCCTGTCTGTCACAACAGAAAATGCCAAAATTGCCCGCCATCTCTATGAGTTGCTATCTGACCTTTATCAGGTCAAGTCAGAAATCCGCCACCATCAGAAGACCAATCTGCGCAAGAACCGTGTTTATACAGTATTTCTGGATCAGAAAGTGGAAGAAATCCTTTCTGACCTGCACTTGGCTGACTCCTTTTTTGGTATCGAGACAGGGATTGACCAGACTATTTTGACTGATGACGAAGCCAGTCGAGCCTACCTACGGGGAGCCTTTCTCTCAAATGGCAGCATGCGGGAGCCAGACTCAGGTAAGTACCAGCTGGAAATCTTGTCCGTTTATCTGGATCATGCTGAGGACTTGGCTGCCTTGATGCGCCGTTTTCTGCTGGATGCCAAGACCATTGAGCGTAAGAAGGGGGCTGTCACTTATCTGCAGCGGGCCGAGGACATCATGGACTTTCTCATTGTCATTGGGGCTATGGAAGCCATGGCTGAGTTTGAGTCTCTTAAGCTCATGCGGGAAGCGCGCAATGACCTCAACCGCGCTAATAATGCGGAGACAGCGAACATCGCTCGCACGGTTACAGCCAGTATGAAAACCATCAACAATATTGCCAAAATCAGCGACAATATTGGTATCGAGAGTTTACCTGTAGACCTGCAGGAGGTAGCCCAGCTTCGCATCCAGCATCCAGACTACTCCATCCAGCAGTTAGCCGATAGTTTGAGCCAACCTCTAACTAAGAGCGGTGTCAATCATCGCTTGAGAAAAATCAATAAAATCGCAGATGAATTATAA
- a CDS encoding YvcK family protein has product MRKPRITVIGGGTGISVILDSLRKKDVEITAIVTVADDGGSSGELRKNIQQLTPPGDLRNVLVAMSDMPKFYEKVFQYRFAEGDGVLAGHPLGNLIIAGISEMQGSTYNAMQLLTKFFHTTGKIYPSSDNPLTLHAVFADGTEVVGESNLTSKSGMIERVYVTNTYDDKKPAASKKVVESILESDMVVLGPGSLFTSILPNLVIEEIGQALLDTKSEVAYVCNIMTQRGETEHFSDSDHVQVLHRHLGRNFVDTVLVNIEPVPHEYMDSNQFDEYLVQVEHDFQGLQEQVPRVISSNFLRLENGGAFHDGELVVDELMQIIQVRK; this is encoded by the coding sequence ATGAGAAAGCCACGAATTACAGTCATTGGCGGTGGAACAGGAATTTCAGTTATTTTAGACAGCCTGCGTAAAAAGGACGTAGAGATTACAGCCATTGTTACAGTAGCAGATGATGGCGGCAGTTCTGGTGAGCTGCGGAAAAACATCCAGCAGTTAACTCCGCCAGGTGACTTGCGAAATGTCCTGGTAGCTATGTCCGACATGCCAAAGTTTTATGAGAAGGTCTTCCAGTATCGCTTTGCGGAAGGAGACGGTGTTCTAGCGGGGCATCCCTTGGGCAATCTGATTATTGCCGGCATTTCCGAAATGCAGGGCTCAACTTATAATGCCATGCAGCTTCTGACCAAATTTTTCCATACGACAGGAAAAATTTACCCTTCTAGCGACAATCCACTAACTCTGCATGCTGTGTTTGCAGATGGGACGGAAGTTGTAGGTGAGAGCAATCTGACCAGCAAGAGCGGGATGATTGAGCGGGTCTATGTTACCAATACCTATGATGATAAGAAGCCTGCTGCCAGTAAAAAGGTAGTCGAGAGCATCTTAGAAAGCGATATGGTGGTTCTGGGACCAGGTTCACTATTTACCTCTATCTTGCCTAATCTTGTTATTGAGGAAATTGGCCAAGCTCTTCTAGACACCAAGTCAGAAGTGGCCTATGTTTGCAATATCATGACCCAGAGAGGTGAAACAGAGCATTTTTCAGACAGCGACCACGTCCAAGTTCTACACCGCCATCTAGGCAGGAATTTTGTAGATACAGTCTTGGTTAATATCGAACCTGTCCCTCATGAGTACATGGACAGTAACCAGTTTGATGAATATCTGGTACAGGTGGAGCATGATTTTCAGGGGTTACAAGAGCAGGTTCCGCGCGTTATTTCTTCGAACTTTCTTCGTTTGGAAAATGGCGGAGCTTTCCATGACGGTGAGTTGGTCGTTGACGAATTGATGCAGATTATACAGGTACGCAAATGA
- the rapZ gene encoding RNase adapter RapZ, giving the protein MSEKKIQLVIVTGMSGAGKTVAIQSFEDLGYFTIDNMPPTLVPKFLQLVEGTTDNDKLALVVDMRSRSFFLQIQNVLDELEQNENIDFKILFLDAADKELVARYKETRRSHPLAADGRILDGIKLERELLAPLKNLSQNVVDTTDLTPRELRKTISEQFSNQADMHSFRIEVMSFGFKYGLPLDADLVFDVRFLPNPYYKPELRNQTGLDKDVFDYVMNHAESEEFYQHLLGLIEPILPGYQKEGKSILTIAVGCTGGQHRSVAFAQRLADDLAKNWPVNASHRDKNRRKETVNRS; this is encoded by the coding sequence ATGTCTGAGAAGAAAATTCAGCTTGTCATTGTGACTGGAATGAGCGGGGCGGGGAAAACCGTAGCCATCCAGTCCTTTGAAGACTTAGGTTATTTTACCATCGACAATATGCCGCCAACTCTGGTGCCGAAGTTCTTGCAGCTGGTCGAAGGGACTACTGACAATGATAAATTGGCTCTGGTTGTCGATATGCGCAGCCGTTCCTTCTTTTTGCAAATTCAGAACGTTTTGGATGAATTAGAGCAAAATGAGAACATTGATTTCAAGATTCTTTTCCTAGATGCGGCGGATAAGGAGTTGGTGGCTCGTTACAAGGAAACGCGTCGCAGCCATCCGTTGGCAGCTGATGGACGGATTTTAGATGGGATTAAACTGGAGCGTGAACTCTTAGCCCCTCTGAAGAATCTCAGCCAAAATGTTGTGGACACAACAGATTTGACACCACGGGAGCTCAGAAAGACCATCTCTGAGCAATTTTCAAATCAGGCTGACATGCATAGTTTCCGCATTGAGGTCATGAGTTTTGGTTTCAAATACGGTCTGCCCTTGGATGCTGACTTGGTTTTTGATGTGCGCTTTCTGCCTAATCCCTACTATAAGCCTGAGCTACGCAATCAGACAGGCTTGGACAAGGATGTCTTTGACTATGTCATGAACCATGCCGAGTCAGAAGAATTTTACCAGCATCTGCTGGGCTTGATCGAGCCCATTTTGCCAGGCTATCAGAAGGAAGGAAAGTCTATCCTGACGATTGCTGTTGGCTGTACAGGTGGTCAGCACCGCAGTGTAGCCTTTGCTCAGCGCTTAGCAGATGATTTGGCTAAAAATTGGCCGGTCAATGCCAGTCACCGCGACAAAAACCGTCGGAAAGAAACGGTGAACCGCTCATGA
- a CDS encoding RidA family protein has translation MAKTIHTDKAPAAIGPYVQGKIVGNLLFASGQIPLSPETGEIIGTTIEEQTQQVLKNVSAILEAAGTDFDHVVKATCFLSDINDFVAFNEVYKTAFTEAFPARSAVEVARLPKDVKIEIEVIAEIL, from the coding sequence ATGGCAAAAACGATTCATACAGATAAAGCACCAGCAGCGATTGGACCTTATGTTCAAGGAAAAATTGTCGGCAATCTTTTGTTCGCGAGCGGGCAAATTCCCCTGTCTCCTGAAACTGGAGAAATCATTGGGACGACTATTGAAGAGCAGACCCAGCAGGTGCTGAAAAATGTTTCAGCCATTTTGGAAGCCGCTGGAACAGATTTTGACCATGTAGTCAAGGCTACTTGCTTCTTGAGTGATATCAATGATTTTGTGGCCTTTAATGAAGTTTACAAAACGGCCTTTACAGAAGCATTTCCAGCTCGTTCAGCAGTCGAAGTGGCTCGCCTGCCTAAGGATGTGAAGATTGAGATTGAGGTTATTGCCGAGATTCTCTAA
- a CDS encoding nucleoside hydrolase: MKRKIIIDCDPGIDDSLALIYAIQHPDLEVVALTIVAGNVPVDLGVENAFKILEKLNRLDIPVYAGAEKPLVRDFVSAQDTHGMDGLGESGINRTSNCQPQPQKASEFLATYFQKAQYTSLITLGPLTNLALAIKQNPQIGKHIKRFVSMGGSYKSHGNCSPVAEYNYWCDPHAAQFVYQKLGRKIEMVGLDVTRAIVLTPNLLEYMRFLQPEVAEFVGRITRFYWDFHWEYEHIIGCVINDPLAIAHFLHEDLCMGFDSYVEVVTEGIALGQTVVDAYDFYHKPANAYIATQVSPSLFFQDFLAILLNQPKETIAQDLSSLL, translated from the coding sequence ATGAAAAGAAAAATCATTATCGACTGTGACCCTGGTATAGATGATAGTCTAGCCCTAATTTATGCCATTCAACATCCCGATTTAGAAGTTGTAGCACTGACCATCGTCGCTGGAAATGTCCCAGTGGACCTTGGTGTTGAAAATGCCTTTAAAATATTAGAAAAACTGAACCGGCTAGATATACCAGTCTATGCAGGGGCAGAAAAACCTCTAGTCCGCGATTTCGTTTCAGCTCAGGATACCCACGGTATGGATGGTTTAGGCGAGAGCGGAATCAATCGAACAAGCAATTGTCAGCCCCAGCCTCAGAAAGCCTCTGAATTTCTGGCTACCTATTTCCAGAAGGCTCAGTACACTTCCCTAATCACCTTGGGACCATTGACTAATCTAGCACTGGCTATAAAGCAAAATCCCCAAATTGGAAAACATATCAAACGCTTTGTCAGCATGGGCGGCAGCTACAAATCTCATGGCAACTGCTCACCTGTAGCCGAGTATAACTACTGGTGTGACCCACACGCCGCTCAATTTGTCTATCAAAAGTTAGGCCGAAAAATCGAGATGGTGGGACTGGATGTCACACGCGCCATCGTCCTCACCCCCAATCTATTAGAGTACATGCGTTTCCTACAGCCAGAAGTAGCTGAGTTTGTCGGCCGTATCACGCGTTTCTACTGGGACTTCCATTGGGAATATGAACACATCATCGGCTGTGTTATCAATGATCCCCTGGCTATTGCTCATTTTCTGCATGAGGACCTTTGTATGGGCTTCGACTCCTATGTTGAAGTCGTAACCGAAGGCATTGCTCTTGGACAGACTGTGGTTGATGCTTATGACTTCTATCATAAACCAGCCAATGCCTATATTGCAACTCAAGTCAGTCCCTCACTCTTCTTCCAAGACTTCTTAGCTATCCTCCTGAATCAGCCTAAGGAAACGATTGCTCAAGACCTATCATCACTTTTATGA